The following proteins are co-located in the Thermus thermophilus HB8 genome:
- a CDS encoding MFS transporter has translation MRSVRFLAGSFLALFLVGVIVALPGAALPYWRERYGTEEGASLYFAALLLGLLLGVRLGQQERRHPLLPLALGLVGLAFLGLPFAPSYAWMALLAFLLGLGEGVMNVHGNSLVGELYPERRVELLNRVNVAFGLGAVLTPLALGSLPYAAFLALAGLLAFVTSALVLGAPPAEKPKERPRGALWPFLLAVGLYTGLEGALATWNRVWLEALGHATALGGLLLTLYWLFLALGRLLLAGRVAKDPLRALRGLLLGVMGLLLLNFLPQTALLFPLAGFLLGPLFSTLFALVQARFGHRALGGLMYAGAAGSTLIPGLFALLPDRGIPLGLFALSLALYLLLRGAEREVVRA, from the coding sequence ATGCGGTCCGTGCGCTTTCTCGCCGGCTCCTTCCTCGCCCTCTTCCTCGTGGGGGTGATCGTGGCCCTCCCCGGGGCGGCCCTGCCCTACTGGCGGGAGCGGTACGGGACGGAAGAGGGGGCCTCCCTCTACTTCGCCGCCCTCCTCCTCGGCCTCCTCCTCGGGGTGCGCCTGGGGCAGCAGGAGAGGCGCCACCCCCTCCTTCCCCTGGCCCTGGGCCTGGTGGGCCTCGCCTTCCTCGGCCTTCCTTTCGCGCCCTCCTACGCCTGGATGGCGCTCCTGGCCTTCCTCCTCGGCCTGGGGGAGGGGGTGATGAACGTCCACGGGAACAGCCTCGTGGGGGAGCTTTACCCGGAAAGGCGGGTGGAGCTTTTGAACCGGGTCAACGTGGCCTTCGGCCTGGGGGCGGTCCTCACCCCCTTGGCCTTGGGCTCGCTCCCCTACGCCGCCTTTCTGGCCCTGGCGGGCCTTCTCGCCTTCGTCACAAGCGCCCTCGTCCTCGGGGCGCCTCCGGCGGAAAAGCCTAAGGAAAGGCCCCGGGGGGCCCTCTGGCCCTTCCTCCTCGCCGTGGGGCTCTACACGGGCCTCGAGGGGGCCCTGGCCACCTGGAACCGGGTCTGGCTGGAGGCCCTGGGCCACGCCACGGCCCTAGGCGGCCTCCTCCTCACCCTCTACTGGCTCTTCCTCGCCTTGGGCAGGCTCCTCCTCGCAGGAAGAGTGGCCAAGGACCCCTTGAGGGCCCTCCGGGGGCTTCTCCTCGGGGTGATGGGCCTCCTCCTCTTAAACTTCCTCCCCCAGACCGCCCTCCTCTTCCCCCTCGCGGGCTTCCTCCTCGGCCCCCTCTTCTCCACCCTCTTCGCCCTGGTCCAGGCCCGCTTCGGCCACCGGGCCCTGGGCGGGCTCATGTACGCCGGGGCGGCGGGGAGCACCCTGATCCCCGGGCTTTTCGCCCTCCTGCCCGACCGGGGGATCCCCTTGGGGCTCTTCGCCCTAAGCCTCGCCCTCTACCTCCTCCTCCGGGGCGCGGAGCGGGAGGTGGTCCGTGCTTAA